One genomic segment of Thermodesulfobacteriota bacterium includes these proteins:
- a CDS encoding sucrase ferredoxin → MSSKNSQGSFCSELSLDIKEQMFGTVPRVDVWFLIEYNQTWAKKAFLASAIPEMVKKRISEHLNSIPNSRLQLIKRQKGNEQGLKFYIGVSDELEPRLFELNLKSYEDILDLSIPEIISGSSFSRGQPIFLVCTHGTHDQCCGRFGVPVYIEATRLENGYLTWQCTHLGGHRFAANLLCLPHGIYYGRVRASNVSTIIKDYQNQCISLDMYRGRSCYNSDVQAAEYFLRINTGIRIIRYFRFIRMQNIDRENSIFEFISLADEKKHILTIHRSQFALENYTSCQDDAKSTIAQYKLIEHKML, encoded by the coding sequence ATGTCTTCAAAAAACAGTCAAGGCTCATTCTGTTCGGAACTTTCCTTGGACATAAAAGAGCAAATGTTTGGCACTGTCCCCAGGGTAGATGTATGGTTTTTAATAGAATATAACCAAACCTGGGCTAAAAAGGCATTTTTAGCAAGTGCTATTCCAGAGATGGTGAAGAAGCGTATCTCCGAACATCTAAATTCTATACCCAATTCTCGTCTGCAACTGATCAAGCGTCAGAAAGGTAATGAACAAGGATTAAAATTTTATATCGGGGTGTCTGACGAGCTCGAACCTAGGCTATTTGAATTAAACCTCAAAAGCTATGAAGACATACTTGATTTAAGTATCCCGGAAATCATTTCAGGCAGTTCCTTTTCGAGGGGCCAGCCCATTTTCCTGGTTTGCACCCATGGCACGCATGACCAGTGTTGCGGAAGATTTGGTGTCCCCGTCTACATAGAAGCGACAAGACTGGAGAACGGTTACTTGACATGGCAATGCACACACTTAGGGGGTCATAGGTTTGCAGCAAACTTATTATGCCTTCCTCACGGCATATACTACGGTCGGGTCCGGGCAAGTAATGTGTCTACAATAATTAAGGACTATCAGAACCAGTGTATCTCTCTTGATATGTACAGAGGACGTTCCTGTTATAACTCCGATGTCCAGGCCGCAGAATATTTTTTGAGAATTAACACCGGCATTAGAATAATCCGCTATTTTCGGTTTATACGAATGCAAAATATAGACAGAGAAAACTCCATATTTGAATTTATATCCCTAGCCGATGAGAAAAAGCATATACTTACCATTCACAGAAGTCAGTTTGCCTTGGAAAACTATACTAGTTGCCAGGATGACGCTAAAAGTACCATAGCGCAGTATAAGCTAATCGAGCACAAAATGTTATAG
- a CDS encoding metal ABC transporter substrate-binding protein translates to MKTQKFLQSLALHFCLALLVIAFSLFASAIDALAKVKVVASLPTFAAITKEIGGDKVEVESLAKGYQDPHFVDAKPSYVLKLNRADLLIYNGLDLEIGWLPPLITGSRNSKITSTNSPGNLNASTLISNILEVPTMRVDRSMGDIHPGGNPHYILDPKNGIAVANGIAERLKEIDPKNSSYYDQRLKDFVKRLNAKAKEWEEKLAPYKGTKIVPYHKSWNYFSDWAGFQEVGYVEPKPGIPPSPSYVADLIRKIQGMNVKLVIAESYYPQKVPALIAQKAGASFLVLPAQVGGGDGINTYFDLLDAIVNDVTSKLENMKQAVNSSNLAGG, encoded by the coding sequence ATGAAAACACAAAAATTTCTTCAATCTCTTGCTTTACATTTTTGTTTAGCTTTGCTTGTAATAGCATTCTCATTATTCGCTTCCGCCATAGATGCATTAGCGAAAGTAAAAGTAGTTGCGTCTCTTCCCACCTTTGCAGCTATTACTAAGGAAATAGGAGGAGATAAAGTTGAGGTAGAAAGCCTTGCAAAAGGTTACCAGGATCCTCACTTTGTAGATGCAAAACCGAGCTATGTCCTGAAGCTTAACAGAGCTGACCTGCTTATATATAACGGTTTGGACTTGGAAATAGGCTGGCTTCCCCCGCTTATTACCGGGTCAAGGAATTCGAAAATCACTTCTACAAATTCACCCGGTAATCTTAACGCCTCAACCCTAATTTCAAACATCCTCGAAGTACCGACTATGCGGGTTGATAGAAGTATGGGAGATATACATCCTGGTGGAAACCCTCACTATATCCTTGACCCAAAAAATGGAATTGCTGTTGCAAACGGGATTGCTGAGAGATTAAAGGAGATAGATCCTAAAAACTCTTCCTACTATGACCAACGTCTTAAAGACTTTGTAAAACGCCTTAACGCAAAGGCCAAAGAATGGGAAGAAAAACTCGCTCCTTACAAGGGTACTAAAATTGTTCCCTATCATAAGAGCTGGAATTATTTCTCTGATTGGGCCGGATTTCAGGAAGTAGGCTATGTAGAGCCAAAGCCGGGGATTCCACCTTCACCTTCATATGTAGCCGATCTAATCAGAAAAATACAGGGAATGAATGTTAAGCTTGTTATAGCAGAATCTTACTATCCCCAAAAAGTGCCAGCCCTTATCGCGCAAAAGGCGGGGGCTTCTTTTCTTGTTCTGCCAGCACAAGTAGGTGGAGGTGATGGAATAAATACGTATTTCGACCTTCTTGATGCGATTGTAAACGATGTTACATCCAAATTAGAAAATATGAAGCAAGCAGTTAATTCTTCTAATCTTGCAGGAGGCTAA
- a CDS encoding methyltransferase domain-containing protein: MNHNELYSRLAKIYDMGLYLNGTKRAYDFFVKQLPFPEDKEIKVLDAGAGTGQFTLAILRRFPKAEIVAFDLNQNMIEELKITLKNKGLTNSVKTFIANASKPIPEIANNQFDLVVTCGVLEYVYPEDTIKNLASYLKPNGYFFNSPVKDNIWGKLLGTAFVFKPYSQERIIRAFTGCGFTLLRLLKIPIRYLPASLMKEGYLFGGGK, translated from the coding sequence ATGAACCATAATGAGTTGTACTCCAGACTGGCAAAGATCTATGACATGGGTCTTTACCTAAATGGCACTAAGAGGGCTTACGATTTTTTTGTGAAACAACTGCCTTTTCCGGAGGACAAGGAAATAAAAGTCTTGGACGCTGGAGCAGGGACAGGCCAATTTACACTAGCCATATTGAGACGATTTCCAAAAGCTGAAATTGTGGCTTTCGACTTAAATCAAAATATGATTGAAGAGTTAAAAATTACTCTAAAGAATAAAGGATTGACTAACTCAGTAAAAACGTTCATTGCCAATGCCAGTAAACCTATTCCGGAAATTGCTAATAACCAATTTGACCTGGTCGTCACCTGTGGGGTTTTGGAGTACGTCTATCCTGAAGACACCATAAAGAATTTGGCTAGTTATCTTAAACCTAACGGTTATTTTTTTAATTCTCCGGTGAAGGATAACATATGGGGTAAGCTTCTGGGTACTGCTTTTGTGTTCAAACCCTATAGCCAAGAGAGGATTATTAGAGCCTTTACCGGCTGTGGTTTTACCCTTCTTAGATTGCTCAAAATACCGATCCGTTATTTACCGGCGAGCTTGATGAAAGAGGGATACCTGTTTGGTGGCGGTAAGTAG
- a CDS encoding SDR family oxidoreductase translates to MKLKDKVALITGGSLGLGKATAILFAKEGAKVVITGRTEKTLKDTLEEARKEGLTIDYIVSDVSKEEDCKAAVDYTINKYGRIDILFNNAGILHVATTHETPTEIWDKTFAINVRGTYLMSKYTIPHMLKQGKGCIVNNSSVLGLKAVPAVAAYNATKGAITQLTRSMALEYSDKGIRVNAICPGTIVTPLVEGLFDQTEDRKATEELFKSFHPIGRLGRPEEIAHAVLFLCDDNVGFMTGSMLSVDGGWIAR, encoded by the coding sequence ATGAAACTAAAAGATAAAGTGGCTCTTATTACCGGCGGAAGTCTAGGACTGGGAAAAGCAACCGCTATTCTTTTTGCCAAGGAAGGGGCAAAGGTAGTAATTACAGGACGAACCGAGAAAACCTTGAAGGACACCTTAGAAGAAGCGAGAAAAGAGGGTTTAACTATAGATTATATCGTCAGCGATGTCTCAAAAGAGGAGGACTGCAAAGCGGCTGTAGATTATACTATAAACAAATACGGCCGTATCGATATTCTTTTTAATAACGCTGGGATCCTCCATGTGGCCACGACGCATGAGACGCCGACGGAAATATGGGACAAGACATTCGCTATAAACGTGAGAGGAACATATTTAATGTCCAAATACACCATTCCTCACATGCTGAAACAGGGAAAGGGATGCATCGTGAATAATTCTTCAGTACTGGGTCTTAAAGCTGTGCCCGCTGTCGCCGCATATAATGCCACGAAAGGAGCTATAACCCAGCTTACCAGAAGCATGGCGCTGGAGTATTCGGACAAGGGAATCCGCGTAAATGCAATCTGTCCTGGAACAATTGTGACCCCGCTAGTCGAAGGTCTGTTTGACCAGACTGAAGATAGAAAGGCCACCGAGGAGCTTTTTAAATCCTTCCACCCAATCGGACGATTAGGAAGACCGGAAGAGATTGCTCATGCCGTGCTTTTCCTGTGTGATGATAACGTGGGATTCATGACCGGTTCTATGCTTTCTGTGGATGGAGGCTGGATTGCCAGGTAA
- a CDS encoding PQQ-dependent sugar dehydrogenase, translating to MSYPMWCKGSFSYLWVVVNGKRFKILASIASITTLILILNCGRSGGGTPPSNGALEVELVLGGLDFPVTLACASDGRIFFNELRTGNIRIIRDGVLLPTPFAAVPVSINGENGLIGLAFHPQFDRNGLVYVFHTHPQPRRNRVLRFTDLNNLGTQETVIIDDLPAADIHIGGNVGFGPDGKLYVTIGDVSNPANSQSLDSLAGKILRYNPDGTIPADNPFLDSPIFALGLRNSFDFTFHPATGVIYATENGPNCDDEINRIIAGGNYGWRPNYPVEIPILSSSVRSYAFPLL from the coding sequence ATGAGCTATCCAATGTGGTGCAAGGGGTCTTTTTCCTATCTTTGGGTAGTGGTAAACGGGAAAAGGTTCAAAATTCTAGCCTCTATCGCTAGTATTACCACACTTATTCTGATATTGAACTGTGGCCGGAGTGGGGGAGGAACACCGCCCTCAAATGGAGCTCTTGAGGTAGAACTGGTTTTGGGTGGCTTAGATTTTCCGGTTACTTTGGCCTGTGCTTCGGATGGGAGAATCTTTTTTAATGAGCTTCGAACTGGAAATATACGCATTATACGAGACGGTGTCTTACTCCCCACACCATTTGCTGCTGTTCCCGTATCTATTAACGGCGAGAATGGTTTAATAGGGCTAGCCTTTCACCCCCAGTTTGACAGGAATGGTCTCGTGTACGTTTTCCATACCCATCCCCAACCTCGCCGAAACCGGGTACTGCGTTTTACAGACTTAAATAACCTGGGTACTCAGGAGACTGTGATCATTGATGACCTTCCTGCGGCTGATATACATATTGGGGGGAACGTAGGGTTTGGACCAGATGGAAAGCTTTACGTGACTATAGGGGATGTCTCCAATCCTGCTAATTCCCAAAGCCTTGACTCCCTGGCGGGTAAAATCCTAAGGTATAATCCGGATGGTACGATACCTGCAGATAATCCCTTTCTTGACTCTCCAATCTTTGCTCTTGGGCTGAGAAATAGTTTTGATTTTACCTTTCATCCGGCTACGGGGGTCATTTATGCTACCGAGAACGGGCCGAATTGCGACGATGAGATAAATAGAATAATCGCCGGGGGAAACTACGGTTGGCGCCCAAATTATCCTGTGGAGATACCGATACTGAGTTCATCGGTCCGATCATACGCTTTTCCCCTCCTATAG
- a CDS encoding SDR family oxidoreductase gives MRLEGKTALITGGGEGIGKATALLFCKEGAKVGITGRTKEKLDEVVKEAEGKGEIIALPGDVSKEDDVKRIVDEFVKRFKKIDILFNNAGVLEAGNVITTSVESWDKIININVKGTFLMSKCVVPHMITNGGGAIINNSSVAGFIGCPNVVAYNTSKGAIMQFTRSLAMDHAKQGIRVNTICPGFIKTKMNEDFIDDHSPDAQKKLDEIAAQIVPMGGRGEPIDIAYGVLYLASDEARYVTGTQLVIDGGWTTY, from the coding sequence ATGAGACTCGAAGGAAAAACCGCTTTAATTACCGGAGGAGGAGAAGGCATAGGCAAAGCCACTGCCCTTCTTTTCTGCAAAGAAGGAGCCAAGGTTGGAATCACCGGAAGGACAAAAGAGAAGCTCGATGAGGTAGTAAAGGAAGCCGAAGGAAAGGGTGAGATTATCGCTCTTCCCGGCGATGTTTCTAAAGAAGATGACGTAAAAAGGATAGTAGATGAATTCGTCAAAAGATTCAAGAAAATTGACATACTCTTCAATAATGCCGGAGTTCTTGAGGCCGGAAACGTGATTACAACTTCTGTAGAATCTTGGGATAAAATAATAAACATCAACGTAAAAGGAACTTTCTTGATGAGTAAGTGCGTGGTTCCTCACATGATAACAAATGGAGGCGGTGCTATCATAAATAACTCCTCAGTTGCCGGGTTCATCGGTTGCCCAAACGTTGTCGCCTACAATACATCGAAAGGGGCAATAATGCAGTTCACTAGGAGCCTGGCCATGGACCACGCAAAACAAGGGATTCGCGTAAACACAATCTGTCCCGGATTCATAAAAACCAAGATGAACGAGGATTTCATCGATGATCATTCACCCGATGCACAGAAGAAGCTCGATGAAATAGCCGCTCAAATCGTTCCCATGGGAGGTAGAGGAGAGCCGATTGACATAGCCTATGGAGTCCTTTATTTAGCGAGCGATGAAGCCAGATACGTCACCGGCACCCAGCTTGTAATAGACGGTGGCTGGACAACGTACTAA
- a CDS encoding flavin reductase family protein: MSKQEGASVAGIFWSLAPVVAITSSWQGKVNAQIAVTVITASIVHDVPRLIVGIWKGNFTHEFIINSRAFAVHLLNKGQLQLVRNFGFYTGREREKLKKIRYKLGVTGSPILEEAHSYADCRVINAMDGGDMTGFLVDVVDGGIITGGEWMTLDYFYYAAPPEWIAEYGEKLTRSVAFSLERIHKISYDPWSP, translated from the coding sequence ATGAGCAAACAAGAAGGGGCATCAGTTGCCGGAATATTTTGGTCTCTCGCTCCTGTAGTCGCTATCACAAGTTCTTGGCAGGGCAAAGTGAACGCGCAGATTGCCGTGACTGTGATCACGGCATCGATCGTTCACGATGTTCCTAGACTTATTGTCGGAATATGGAAGGGAAATTTTACTCATGAGTTTATAATCAATAGCAGAGCATTTGCCGTTCATTTGCTGAACAAGGGACAGCTTCAATTGGTAAGGAACTTTGGTTTTTACACAGGCAGAGAAAGAGAAAAGCTAAAAAAAATACGGTATAAATTGGGAGTGACGGGTAGTCCCATTCTCGAGGAGGCACATTCATATGCCGATTGTCGAGTGATAAATGCAATGGATGGAGGCGATATGACCGGTTTCCTGGTAGATGTTGTAGACGGTGGGATAATAACCGGCGGAGAATGGATGACGCTCGACTACTTTTACTACGCGGCGCCACCCGAATGGATAGCCGAATACGGAGAAAAGCTTACGCGTTCGGTAGCTTTTTCCCTAGAAAGGATACATAAGATAAGCTATGATCCTTGGAGTCCCTAG
- a CDS encoding sugar ABC transporter substrate-binding protein: protein MRTTYLTMVFLMVTTVLSVVATAQKDTGGPVELRVVWHTGVLGDYLIQMSQDYTEQTGVVIHGELLPWAKWHDAIASDFAQEKGSYDLVVFDSQSMSEFASQGQVVLLNPYLEKSTKIKATDYSSRALQMYAEYPEGSTNIYALPINQDAMGLAYRKDLFEDPKEMAAFKARYGYELSVPETYDQLKDIAVFFTRPNQNLYGIAMYGSSDYDAVTSAFNNVLWSFGGELWNPETRRAVGVINSPASVAALEYYKGLFNYSPPGASEWYYDEVNEAVSKGMVAMAINWYYFFSAYSDPKINKFAEKIGFAPLPGEKGSDGKFRQYNSVGGQGISISKYSRNVDEAWKFLEWFMSDENQWKWVRGGGQTGRVDILNSPEYAKATPYNSIFPISMSRVKDYWHLVEYPQLLDIYQKYIHLAVTGSMSSKEALDKIAIEHQAILDGIN from the coding sequence ATGCGCACAACATATCTAACTATGGTATTCCTAATGGTTACGACGGTTCTAAGTGTCGTGGCTACCGCACAAAAAGATACCGGTGGACCTGTTGAACTACGAGTAGTCTGGCATACCGGCGTCTTGGGTGATTATTTGATACAAATGAGCCAGGATTACACTGAACAAACTGGTGTGGTTATCCATGGCGAGTTACTCCCATGGGCGAAATGGCATGACGCCATAGCATCCGATTTCGCTCAAGAGAAGGGTAGCTATGACCTGGTTGTGTTTGACAGTCAGTCTATGAGCGAGTTTGCTTCCCAGGGGCAAGTCGTGTTGTTGAATCCGTACCTGGAGAAGAGCACCAAGATAAAGGCTACCGATTACAGTTCACGCGCTTTGCAAATGTATGCTGAATATCCGGAGGGGTCTACGAACATCTATGCACTTCCGATCAATCAAGACGCCATGGGCTTGGCCTACCGGAAAGATTTATTTGAAGATCCAAAGGAAATGGCTGCCTTCAAGGCCAGGTATGGCTACGAGTTGTCTGTCCCGGAGACTTATGACCAGTTGAAAGACATTGCCGTATTCTTCACCCGACCCAACCAAAACTTGTATGGCATTGCTATGTACGGTAGCAGTGACTACGATGCGGTTACCAGTGCTTTCAACAACGTTTTATGGTCCTTTGGCGGCGAGTTGTGGAATCCGGAAACAAGGAGAGCGGTGGGAGTCATCAATTCGCCAGCTTCTGTCGCCGCCTTGGAGTATTATAAGGGTCTCTTTAATTATAGCCCTCCGGGTGCGTCCGAGTGGTATTATGATGAAGTTAATGAAGCCGTTAGCAAAGGGATGGTGGCTATGGCTATTAACTGGTATTACTTCTTCAGCGCTTACAGTGACCCGAAGATTAACAAGTTTGCGGAGAAGATAGGGTTTGCACCCTTGCCCGGTGAAAAGGGTTCTGACGGTAAATTCCGGCAATACAACTCGGTAGGAGGACAGGGGATCAGCATCTCTAAGTATTCAAGAAATGTGGATGAAGCCTGGAAATTCCTCGAATGGTTTATGAGTGATGAGAATCAATGGAAATGGGTTCGTGGCGGCGGTCAGACCGGACGGGTTGATATCCTGAACTCTCCGGAATATGCTAAAGCCACCCCTTATAATTCTATATTCCCGATTTCCATGAGCCGGGTGAAAGATTACTGGCACCTGGTCGAATATCCACAACTACTTGATATCTATCAGAAGTACATTCATTTGGCCGTCACCGGTTCCATGTCTTCGAAAGAGGCATTAGATAAGATTGCCATAGAGCATCAGGCCATTTTAGATGGTATCAATTAG
- a CDS encoding PQQ-dependent sugar dehydrogenase — translation MAPKLSCGDTDTEFIGPIIRFSPPIVPTGITFYTGDQYPEFLNDLFFVYFDGGTEGKIKRIELTGENLDQVGSISSFLVEDELGGLLDVITCPDGNLYFSSADSVFRVVKKP, via the coding sequence TTGGCGCCCAAATTATCCTGTGGAGATACCGATACTGAGTTCATCGGTCCGATCATACGCTTTTCCCCTCCTATAGTTCCCACCGGTATTACTTTTTATACGGGGGACCAATATCCGGAGTTCCTTAACGATCTCTTCTTCGTTTATTTTGATGGAGGAACTGAAGGGAAAATAAAGAGGATTGAACTAACCGGAGAAAACCTGGACCAGGTAGGAAGCATAAGTAGCTTCCTGGTGGAGGATGAGTTGGGCGGATTACTGGATGTCATTACATGCCCGGACGGCAATCTATATTTTTCAAGCGCTGATTCTGTATTCAGGGTTGTGAAAAAGCCTTGA